The Calypte anna isolate BGI_N300 chromosome 23, bCalAnn1_v1.p, whole genome shotgun sequence genome has a segment encoding these proteins:
- the COL8A2 gene encoding collagen alpha-2(VIII) chain, which translates to MVPDAAVLVVLVLVVGLRSAAGGGVGGYAQVKYMQPMVKGPLGPPFREGKGQYLDMPPLLPMDLKGEPGPPGKPGPRGPPGPPGYPGKPGTGKPGMHGQPGPAGPPGFSGIGKPGIPGLPGKAGMKGMPGAKGEPGMRGEQGPRGLPGPPGLPGPAGISVNGKPGPQGGPGLPGFRGEPGPKGEPGPRGERGMKGENGVGKPGLPGPRGNGGPPGPAGPPGPIGIGKPGIDGLPGAPGEKGDMGPPGGPGISGEPGPMGPRGPPGIDGIGVPGAAGVPGIQGPMGPKGEPGIRGLPGLPGPTGYGKPGLPGLKGDRGQPGAPGAIGDKGEPGIDGEPGEPGPAGIIGPPGPPGSMGLPGKHGLPGSKGDIGPSGPPGMPGMRGDQGLNGFAGKPGVPGERGLPGTQGPPGPMGPKGEPGFIGLPGVPGLTGGPGPKGDGGIPGQPGLRGPSGIPGLQGPAGPMGPQGLPGLKGEPGLPGVPGKGKMGEPGMAGPIGPPGMPGTPGLNGPPGPPGPPGPPGAPGVFDETGIAGLHLPDGGVEGAVLGNGKPGKPQYGRGEISARIAPAFTAILTSPFPASGMPVKFDRTLYNGHNAYNPVTGIFTCPVSGIYYFAYHVHVKGTNVWVALYKNNVPATYTYDEYKKGYLDQASGSAVLELKENDQVWVQMPSDQANGLYSTEYIHSSFSGFLLCPT; encoded by the coding sequence ATATGCCACCGCTGCTGCCCATGGACCTCAAAGGGGAGCCAGGACCCCCAGGGAAGCCCGGCCCACGCGGACCTCCCGGGCCCCCCGGATACCCAGGAAAACCGGGCACAGGGAAGCCAGGAATGCACGGCCAGCCTGGGCCTGCTGGGCCCCCTGGCTTCTCGGGCATTGGGAAACCCGGCATCCCAGGACTCCCTGGAAAGGCGGGTATGAAAGGGATGCCCGGAGCCAAGGGTGAACCTGGCATGCGAGGAGAACAAGGGCCAAGAGGGCTGCCCGGACCCCCAGGGCTCCCGGGGCCAGCTGGGATCTCAGTCAATGGGAAGCCGGGCCCCCAGGGTGGCCCAGGACTGCCTGGGTTTCGGGGTGAGCCCGGCCCAAAGGGAGAGCCTGGTCCCCGGGGAGAAAGGGGGATGAAGGGTGAGAACGGTGTGGGGAAACCAGGGCTCCCAGGGCCCCGGGGGAATGGGGGTCCTCCTGGCCCTGCAGGGCCGCCAGGGCCCATCGGCATCGGAAAACCCGGCATTGACGGCCTGCCGGGAGCACCAGGGGAGAAGGGGGACATGGGCCCCCCCGGCGGGCCCGGCATCAGTGGGGAGCCTGGCCCCATGGGGCCCCGAGGGCCCCCGGGAATTGATGGGATTGGTGTCCCAGGTGCTGCGGGGGTGCCGGGGATACAGGGCCCCATGGGGCCAAAGGGAGAGCCTGGGATCCGCGGCCTCCCTGGTTTGCCGGGCCCGACGGGATATGGGAAGCCAGGTTTGCCTGGACTAAAAGGAGACCGTGGGCAACCTGGGGCACCAGGAGCCATCGGTGATAAGGGGGAACCCGGCATTGATGGGGAGCCAGGTGAGCCAGGTCCCGCTGGCATCATTGGCCCACCGGGCCCCCCGGGGTCCATGGGTCTGCCAGGCAAGCACGGGCTGCCCGGCTCCAAAGGTGACATCGGGCCAAGTGGGCCCCCAGGAATGCCAGGGATGCGTGGGGACCAGGGCCTGAACGGCTTTGCGGGGAAGCCAGGGGTGCCAGGAGAAAGGGGCCTGCCTGGGACGCAGGGACCTCCCGGCCCAATGGGCCCCAAAGGAGAACCAGGGTTCATTGGCCTCCCTGGGGTGCCAGGATTAACGGGTGGCCCCGGGCCAAAAGGGGACGGGGGGATCCCCGGGCAGCCGGGGCTGAGGGGCCCCTCTGGCATCCCAGGCTTGCAAGGACCTGCAGGTCCCATGGGGCCTCAGGGGTTACCAGGACTGAAAGGGGAGCCAGGACTCCCCGGGGTTCCTGGCAAGGGGAAAATGGGGGAACCCGGCATGGCTGGACCCATCGGTCCCCCGGGAATGCCGGGAACACCGGGGCTGAACGGGCCGCCGGGCCCACCGGGGCCACCTGGGCCACCAGGAGCACCGGGGGTGTTCGACGAGACGGGGATTGCGGGGCTGCACCTGCCGGACGGTGGCGTGGAGGGAGCCGTGCTGGGGAACGGCAAACCGGGAAAACCGCAGTACGGCCGTGGGGAGATCTCCGCCAGGATCGCGCCCGCGTTCACCGCCATCCTCACCTCCCCCTTCCCCGCCTCGGGCATGCCGGTCAAGTTTGACCGGACTTTGTACAACGGGCACAACGCCTACAACCCCGTCACTGGGATATTCACCTGCCCCGTATCCGGCATCTACTACTTTGCCTACCACGTGCACGTCAAAGGGACAAACGTTTGGGTGGCCCTGTACAAGAACAACGTGCCCGCCACCTACACCTACGATGAGTACAAAAAGGGCTACCTGGACCAGGCCTCAGGCAGCGCCGTGCTTGAACTCAAGGAGAACGACCAAGTCTGGGTACAAATGCCCTCGGACCAAGCCAACGGGTTGTACTCCACGGAATACATCCACTCCTCCTTCTCTGGATTCCTGCTCTGCCCCACATAA
- the ADPRHL2 gene encoding ADP-ribose glycohydrolase ARH3 isoform X1: protein MAAASGSCSGMGRPRPGPARFRGCLVGALLGDCLGAVFEGKSVVKLPDLLRFLQGLEPAAEPPEAGEAAGSARRETLSYTDDTAMSRSVVQSLLAKQEFDEVDMAKRFAEEYKKEPNRGYGMGVVNVFKKLLSPKCSDVFEPARAQFNGKGSYGNGGAMRVAGIPLLYSDVQDVKKFARLSAELTHANSLGYNGAILQALAVHLALQGQLSKETFLEQLITHMEDVEADDKSLTDARALGFEDLPFSRRLKKIKEFLELSSVPKADVLFELGNGIAALRSVPTAIFSFLHCMEAVPEIPDHYSSLQRTIIYCISLGGDTDTIATMAGAIAGAYYGEEQIPPSWEQSCEAFQETQKLADSLYELYSQRL, encoded by the exons ATGGCGGCGGCTTCGGGTTCGTGCTCGGGAATGGGGCGGCCTCGCCCGGGACCCGCCCGGTTCCGGGGTTGTTTGGTCGGAGCGTTGTTGGGTGACTGCTTGGGCGCTGTGTTCGAAGGCAAGAGCGTCGTGAAGCTGCCGGATCTGCTGCGTTTCCTTCAAGGCCTGGAACCGGCGGCTGAGCCGCCTGAGGCGGGGGAAGCGGCGGGCAGCGCCCGCAGAG AGACACTTTCATACACGGATGACACGGCCATGAGCAGGTCGGTGGTGCAGTCCCTGCTGGCCAAGCAAGAGTTTGATGAAGTTGATATGGCCAAGAG GTTTGCTGAGGAGTACAAGAAGGAGCCCAACAGGGGCTATGGGATGGGGGTCGTCAATGTCTTCAAGAAGCTCCTGAGCCCCAAGTGCAGTGATGTGTTTGAACCAGCACGGGCCCAGTTCAATGGGAAAGGTTCCTATGGCAACGGGGGTGCCATGAGGGTGGCAGGCATCCCACTCCTCTATTCTGATGTCCAGGATGTTAAGAAG TTTGCCAGGCTGAGTGCAGAGCTGACCCACGCCAACTCCCTGGGCTACAACGGGGCCATCCTGCAGGCCCTGGCCGTGCACCTTGCCCTGCAGGGACAGCTCAGCAAGGAGACCTTCCTGGAGCAGCTCATCACCCACATGGAGGATGTAGAGGCAGATGACAAATCTCTGACTGATGCCCGAGC GCTGGGATTTGAAGATTTGCCATTTTCAAGGCGTCTAAAGAAGATAAAGGAGTTTTTGGAGCTCAGCAGTGTTCCCAAAGCAGATGTATTGTTTGAATTAG GCAACGGCATCGCTGCCCTGCGCTCTGTCCCCACTgccattttctccttcctgcacTGCATGGAAGCTGTCCCAGAGATTCCTGACCACtacagcagcctgcagagaaCCATCATCTACTGCATTTCCCTGGGTGGAGACACAGACACCATTGCTACCATGGCAGGAGCCATTGCAGGGGCTTATTATGGTGAGGAACAGATACCCccgagctgggagcagagctgtgaagcTTTTCAAGAGACACAGAAACTGGCAGACAGCTTGTATGAACTGTACAGCCAGAGGCTCTGA
- the ADPRHL2 gene encoding ADP-ribose glycohydrolase ARH3 isoform X2: protein MAAASGKSVVKLPDLLRFLQGLEPAAEPPEAGEAAGSARRETLSYTDDTAMSRSVVQSLLAKQEFDEVDMAKRFAEEYKKEPNRGYGMGVVNVFKKLLSPKCSDVFEPARAQFNGKGSYGNGGAMRVAGIPLLYSDVQDVKKFARLSAELTHANSLGYNGAILQALAVHLALQGQLSKETFLEQLITHMEDVEADDKSLTDARALGFEDLPFSRRLKKIKEFLELSSVPKADVLFELGNGIAALRSVPTAIFSFLHCMEAVPEIPDHYSSLQRTIIYCISLGGDTDTIATMAGAIAGAYYGEEQIPPSWEQSCEAFQETQKLADSLYELYSQRL from the exons ATGGCGGCGGCTTCGG GCAAGAGCGTCGTGAAGCTGCCGGATCTGCTGCGTTTCCTTCAAGGCCTGGAACCGGCGGCTGAGCCGCCTGAGGCGGGGGAAGCGGCGGGCAGCGCCCGCAGAG AGACACTTTCATACACGGATGACACGGCCATGAGCAGGTCGGTGGTGCAGTCCCTGCTGGCCAAGCAAGAGTTTGATGAAGTTGATATGGCCAAGAG GTTTGCTGAGGAGTACAAGAAGGAGCCCAACAGGGGCTATGGGATGGGGGTCGTCAATGTCTTCAAGAAGCTCCTGAGCCCCAAGTGCAGTGATGTGTTTGAACCAGCACGGGCCCAGTTCAATGGGAAAGGTTCCTATGGCAACGGGGGTGCCATGAGGGTGGCAGGCATCCCACTCCTCTATTCTGATGTCCAGGATGTTAAGAAG TTTGCCAGGCTGAGTGCAGAGCTGACCCACGCCAACTCCCTGGGCTACAACGGGGCCATCCTGCAGGCCCTGGCCGTGCACCTTGCCCTGCAGGGACAGCTCAGCAAGGAGACCTTCCTGGAGCAGCTCATCACCCACATGGAGGATGTAGAGGCAGATGACAAATCTCTGACTGATGCCCGAGC GCTGGGATTTGAAGATTTGCCATTTTCAAGGCGTCTAAAGAAGATAAAGGAGTTTTTGGAGCTCAGCAGTGTTCCCAAAGCAGATGTATTGTTTGAATTAG GCAACGGCATCGCTGCCCTGCGCTCTGTCCCCACTgccattttctccttcctgcacTGCATGGAAGCTGTCCCAGAGATTCCTGACCACtacagcagcctgcagagaaCCATCATCTACTGCATTTCCCTGGGTGGAGACACAGACACCATTGCTACCATGGCAGGAGCCATTGCAGGGGCTTATTATGGTGAGGAACAGATACCCccgagctgggagcagagctgtgaagcTTTTCAAGAGACACAGAAACTGGCAGACAGCTTGTATGAACTGTACAGCCAGAGGCTCTGA